From the genome of Haloarcula taiwanensis:
CCGCCCGATTGCCTCGGTTCAGTAAACTGTCCTTACGACTCAGAAAGATGCGAATTCTGTGGTTCCCCGTTGCGGTGTTGTTGCTCGCGCCGTCTGTTGATTCAGGCCCGACGCACTCCAGAGCAAAGCGATCACACTCACTGCGTTCGGGCGACGGGACTTGCAGGGTTCAAATCACAGCTGGCGTACTTGCCACTCACGGTTTGTTCGTGGCAAAATACGGTGGGACTGGGATTTGAACCCAGGAATCCGTGAGGATACCTGCTTTCAAGGCAGGCGCAATAGGCCGCTCTGCCATCCCACCGCAGTCAAGCATATTCGGTGGGCCTTCTAAGGCCTGTCGGTCTCTCGGACCACACTCGGCTCGTCATCGTCGTCGATAACGCGTATTCCGAGGTCGTCGAGAAATGCCATCGTCCGTTGCGGTACGACCCGACCAGCCCGGTTTCGGGCGCGTAGCAGCGGCACGATGGTCTTGAGATCGGCTCGTGTTTCGAGAGTGGGTGTCGATGGGAGAAAGTCTACATCGAGACCGGCGTCGGCAGCACGCTCACCGATAGTTTCGATTGCCGGGGTAGCGTAACTGTCCTCGAAATCTATCGGTTCGCCGAAGCCGGCGTAGTAAACGCGGCCGCTCGAAGCAGGGCCGAGAACCACGCCGCTGGACCGAAGTTTCATCGCCGCACTGTCGATAAGTTGGCGTGTCAACAGCGCCGCTGTCGGTTCGACGGCGGCGACAGTTGCGACGTCTTCCCGGTCAAGGAGGTGCGTCACTGTGTTCCCGACCCGACCCGCGAACGTCGAACCGACCTGTACCTCGAACCGAGCGTTGCCCGGTGATTCGAGCGCCTCCGTCACCGGCTCTCGCACCGCGGCCTCGGGGTCGACGCCGTCCGGGACCTGTTCCGAGGGTCGGTAGTTCACCAACAACTCGGCACCGCTGATCTCCACTGCACGACAGACGTCGAGCAACATGGCCTCGTATAGCTCAGCAGCCTCGGCGTCGTCTACAATGCCGCCAGCCAACTCCTGTAACACGAACCCTTCAACTGGCGGGTCAGCCAGCACAGTTACCGTAGTCATACTGTCTTCTCGGCCCGACTGTGATTAGTCCCTTGTGTTCCCGTGCAGCGACAGAACAATTATAAGATGTGAGTAGTATTTGATAACTAAGAGAAACTATATGGAGCAATCCCAGACCTACAAATGTGATGGATGTGGGTCGGAGTACCGTGTTCTTGGGGAGTCGCAACCGAAGATTGTGTGCCGCGACTGCGAACGCGAAGCCACGCTGTCCGGGACCGCAGCGGCACAGCGGGCGTACCATGTCGGCTACATCCGGTATCGTGAGGCGCGCCGCCAGCTATCCGACGCACTGGAGACCGTCGAAGACGGAGAGATGGCGCTCGCTCGGGGCGGGTTCGACAGTGCCGCAGCGGACTTCGAGGAAAGCGTCGAGGAGTTCACAACGGCTGTCCGTGAAGCAGACGATAACGGGCTGGCCGAGTTGTCGGAACGCGCGCGTAAGAAGGCGACCTGTCTCTGGCAGGCCGCCGAGTGGCTCAGCGGGATGACCTACGCCAGCGAACAGGGTGAGTCGACACAGGCGAGCCAGTACCGCCACGACGCCGAAAACCGGCTACAGGCAGCAACAGAGTACGGGACAGTGTCGAGCCCGGACGAGTTGCTTCAAGACGTTGACACCGAAGTCCGGTCTGACACCTGACTACCGCCCGCGTCGGCCTTTCGTCTGCCGGTAGTCCTGTCCGAGCGTCTCGCTGAAGTGGTCCAGAAATGCCGTCCGTTCCGCGTCGGTCTGTTCGGCGGGCGGGAGCATCGGCAGGATTTCGAACCCGCGACCGCGGATCGTCGTCGCATGCCGGTCTTCAATGTCGAGTTCGTCTTCACTCATCGTCGTGTACTCGAAGGCTAGCTCTTCGAGGGGTCGCTGCCCAACTGGCAGCAGAATCTCGGGGTTTATCATCCGTATCTCGCTGTTGAGATAGGGTTCGCAGTTGACGACCTCCTCGTCGGTTGCCGCTCTGTCTGGATGGCGACAGCGGGTCACGTACGTCAGGAACGTGTTCTCCAGCTGCGGCCTGTCGGCGTCCGGGTCCGAGCACATGTCGACCGCCGCGAGAATGTCGAGCAGTTCGCGCTCGCGCTCGTCGGTGAAGGGGATGCCAGACTCGTCCGTGCCGACCGAGGGCGAGTCACCGAGGACGATGAACTCGGCACCCACGTCGCCGTAGCCGTGGACGACGTTCTCGCGCGTCTCACAGAGTGCGGGGCAGTTCTGGCACTCCTCGTCCATCCCGAACGGGTTCGACTTGGACTCCTGATGTGCGTCCATGTTAGTCGTCGTCGATGGTTTTCGCGTGGGTGTCCGCGTCCTCGGGGTCGTTCTGCGGGCTGGACGGATGGTAGTCGGTGTCGTACTCGCCCGGCCGGTCGTCGAGTCGGTCGGGGTTGATGCGCCCGCCGAGCAGCATGAAGTCCAGTATCGTACAGGCGAGCATGGCCTCGACGACCGGGACCGCCCGCGGCGGCAGAACTGGGTCGTGGCGGCCCGTGACCGTTATCTCCTTTTCCTCGCCGGTCTCCCAGTCGACGGTCTTCTGGGTCTTCGGGAAGGAGACGGGCGCGTGCCAGGTGACCTCGCCGTAGATGGGGTCGCCCGTCGTGATACCGCCCTGGAGCCCGCCGTGGTCGTTGCCCACGGGGACCGGGTCGCCGTCGGCCGAGAACTCCCAGTCCTCGGTGTACTCCGACCCGGTGGCGGTGCGGGCCTCGCGGCCGATGCCGAGTTCGAAGTCGGTGACCGCCGGGATGGAGTACATCGCTTGGCCGAGCCGCGAGGGAATCGAGTCGAAGCGGGGCGCGCCCAGCCCGCGGGGGACGCCGCGACACTCGAAGTAGATGGCCCCGCCGATGGAGTCGCCCTCCTTCTGGTACTTGTCGGCCAGTTCCCGCATCTCCTCGGCGGCCTCGGGGTCGCCACAGCGGACCTCGTTTTCCTCGCTGTGTTCGAGCATCTCCTCGAAGGTCACGTCGTCGGCCTCTACGTCGCCGATCTGGCAGACGTGGGCCTTGATCGTCACGTCGTAGTCGGACTGTTCGAGCACCTGCTTTGCGACGCCACCGGCGGCGACCCAGTTGACCGTCTCGCGGGCCGAGGAGCGGCCGCCCCCGCCCCAGTTCCGGGTCCCGAACTTCGCGGAGTAGGTGTAGTCGCCATGTGAGGGCCGCGGAGCCGTGATGAACGGCTCGTACTTGCCCGAGCGGGCGTCCTTGTTCTGGATGACCATCCCGATTGGCGTGCCCGTGGTGTAGCCGTCCTGAATTCCGGACTGGATGCTCACCTTGTCGGGTTCTCCCCGCGAGGTGGTAATCATCGACTGGCCGGGCTTGCGCCGGTCGAGGTCCTTCTGTATCTCCTCCTCGGAGAGTTCGACGCCCGCCGGGATGCCGGAGACGGTACAGCCCATCGCATCCCCGTGAGACTCGCCGTAGGTCGTCATGCGGAACAGACGACCGAACTCGTTGCCGTTCATTACAGTGGTGTCGGGGTTCAGGGCATTTGAACCTTGTAGATGCGCCCCTCAGTCGTCGAGCCACCTGACGCGGTCGAGTAGCTGTATCGTCCCTGTCGGCTCGACCTGCTTTTCGAGGACCGAATCGAACACCTCGCCCGCGCCGTCTTCTCCGGTCTCCCAGGCGTACCGTACCAGCGACGTGTCGGGATATGTCGCCTGAACCTCGCGGGCGAATCCGTGCGCTGACGTGATGGTGCGCTTGCCACCGACGACGACGTACTCGAACTCGCTGTCGTCCAGCAGCGCCTTCGCCCGGTCGGTATCCGGCGTCGTCGCTAGTTCGATTCCCTCGCGTTCGGCGGCGATGTCGGCCTGCAGGTCGAGCAGCAACTGGTCGTCGTCGAGGTAGAGAACTCTCGTGGTGTCCGTGGGGGAGTGCGCACCGTCGTCTAATTCGTTCACAACGTTCGTTGTAAATATTCTTCGCGGGTGATAAGGGCACTTATCTGTTAGCTACCTACCAATTTTTCATGGCAAAACTCTGTGCGTCCTCAGCCCTGTGATTTACCGCCCGACGGCCGCGCCCAGCGATTCGAGCACGTCGAAGAAGTCCGGGAAGGACACGTCGACGTGTTCCGCGCCGGTCACCGTCGTCTCGCCGTCGGCGACGAGGCCGGCGACGGCGAGTGACATGATGATGCGGTGGTCCGCCCGGCCCTCGACGGTCGTGCCGACGAGGTCGCTGTCCCCGCCGTAGACGAACAGTTCGTCCTGTTTCTCTTCGACCTCGGCACCCATCTTCGTCAGTTCCTCGGCCATCGCGCTCACGCGGTCGGTCTCCTTGTACCGGACGTGCTCGGCGTCGGTAATCCGGGTGACGCCGTCGGCGGCGGCCCCCAGCGTCGCGATGGTCGGCAGGAGGTCCGGCGTGTCCTCGACGCCGACCTCGATGCCGGTCAGTTCGGACTGCGAGACGGCTATCTCGCCGTCGTCCTCGTCCCAGTCGAGGTCGGCCCCCATCCGGTCGAGGACCCCGATGATGGCCGAATCGCCCTGGGCGCTCGGGTAGGCCGACGTGACGCGCAGGCTGTCCTCGGCGGCGAGCGCGCCGGCCGCGAGCAGGTAGCTCATCGACGAGAAGTCGCCGGGGACGCTGTACTCGCCGCCGGTCGGCGCGTAGGACTGGCCGCCCTCGACGGTGAACCCGGCGTCGGTCTTCGCGGCGTCGACGCCGAAGTCGGCAAGCACCTCAAGCGTGATATCGACGTACGGCGACGACTTCAGCTCGGTCGTCAGGTCCACGTCGATGCCCTCCGGCGAAACGGCCCCGGCCATCAGCAGGGCCGTGATGTACTGAGAGGAGACGTCGCCAGGGATTTCGACCGCGCCGCCGTCGACGCCGCCCCCGACCACCAGCGGGGCCTGCCCGTTCCGGCGGGTCGACTCGGCGTCGCCGCCCAGCTGTTCGATGGCGTCGAGCAGCGGCCCCTGCGGGCGCGACCGGAGGGACTCGTCGCCGGTCAGCACTGTGAGATCGTCCTGCAGCGCAGCCGTCGCGGTGACGAGTCGCATCGTCGTCCCGCTGTTGGCACAGTCGATGACGTCGTCCGGGGTCTCCGGCCGGCCGTCGAAGCCCGTCACCTCGACCGACGATTCGTCTTCGGCCAGCGAGACGCTGCCCCCGTAGGCCTCGACTGCGCGCATCGTGGCTTTCGTGTCCGCGCTCACGAGCGGGTCGCGGACGACCGCGCCGCCGGCGTAGCCCGCGGCCAGCACCGCCCGGTGCGTGTAGCTCTTCGACGGCGGCGCTTGCGCCGTCCCCTCGACCGTCGACTCGGCAATGGTGATGTCCATGCCCGGTCGGTAGCGGGCGTTCGACAAGAGACTACCGCTCCCACCCAACCGAGGGTGAGAGCAACGACCTTGTGGCTGGCAGCGGTACCCCCGCTATGGTCCCAGCGATGGACAGCGCAACCGCTGTCGTCACGGGTGCGAGTAGAGGCATCGGCGAGCAGATAGCCCACGCGGTAGCGGATGCGGGCGCACAGACGGTCATCTGCGCTCGTGACGCCGAGGCGCTCGACGCGGTCGCAACCGACATCCGGGACGCTGGCGGCTCCGTGACTGCGATTCGGACGGACGTGCGCGACGAGTACGACGTGGAACGGCTGTTCGAAACTGCCACGCGCGCCGGCAACGGTGCAATACAGTACGTCGTCGCCAACGCCGGCGTCTACCACGGCACCGCCGGCGAGACACCGCTTACCGAGGAGTCCTACGCCGCCTTCGACGACCACCTCCGGACGAACGCCCGCGGCGTGTTCTCGACGATTCGCGAAGCCGTTCCGCACCTCGGTCCCGACGCCCGCATTGTCGTCCCCACGGGCGTCGTCGCCCGCGAGGGGATGCCCGGGTACGGCTCCTACGCCGTTTCGAAGGCTGCTGCGGAGGCTGTCGCCCGCGGGTTCGCGGCTGACCTCGATACGCCGGTCGGTGCAGTCGACCCCGGACAGGTCGCGACGGACCTCTCCGGTGACGGCGGTCGTGACCCGGAGTCAGTCGCCGAAATGGTTCTCTGGGCACTCCGCGAAGCGGACCCGACCGCGCTGGACTCCAGTGTCCTTGACTGGGGCGACTATCGGTCAGCGACCCGATAACCGCCATCGATGGGTTTATTAGCAATAGGCCGGTGATTGTAGATAATGTCTATTAACTCAAACCCGATTTTTAATAACACTGGCAGTGTGTCCGCGACTGGCCTCGCGAGCGTCGCCGGCCTGCTGATCCTGTCGGCTGTCGCAGTCACTGGCGGAGCGAGCAAAGTACTCGTTATCTCCTGGGTTGCGTTCGTTGCAATGGCATTGGGCGCGTGGCTCGGTGCGCGGGCCGACGAAACGAATCCCTACCGACTGGTCTGGGGCTACGGGCTCGCGAGCGGGGCAATGGTCACGTCGGCAGCCATGTTCCTGGTCCCGCAGGCGATGGGGCTTGGCGGGCAAGCCGGTGCTGCGCGAATCGGCGGCGTCGGTATCGCCGCCGGACTGGTCGTCGGCTACGGCACCCACACCATCGGTCACCGGCTCACCCACGTCGAAACGTCCTTCGACATGACGACACTGGCTATCGCGGCCCACGCGCTTTCGGCCGGGCTGGTCATCGGGCTGGTCTACGCCTCAATGCCGGAGCTGGGTATCCTGCTCGGGCTTGCTATCGTCTCGCACAAAGGGCCGGCCGGCTACGCCGCCGCCCGGCGACTCGGACGTAGCGACAAGTCCGCCACGGCACTGTTGCTTCCCGCGGCCGGCGTCGGTCTGACGGCGATCCCGTCCGCGCTGCTTCCGGTTCCGGAGTCTGCGCTCCTCAACGCAGTCATCTTCGGGTTCGCCGCCGGCATCTTCCTCCACGTCGCGATGGATTTCCTTCCGAACTGCGAAGCCGGCAGCGAAATTGACGAAGTCTGTGAACTCCACGACCACTCCCACGACCTCCTCGACGAACTCCGGACGCACGCCGTCGGCTCAACGGCGGTCGGGGCTGCTATCATTGTGCTGGCATGGGTCGCTATCTGACGCCCGCGGTCACCGAACGGGGATAGTCACGGCGATTCTGGTCCCGTCACCATCGGTCTGGATGTCGATATCGCCACCGACGTAGCTGATAAGCCAGTACGCGAACCACAGTCCGAGCCCGGACCCGTGTTCGAGCGGCTTTTCGTCTGCGGCTTCGATGACCCGCCGCTCTTGATCTGGGATCCCCGGTCCGTTGTCCGCAATCGTCACCGTTGCTGTCGAGCCGTTGCGCTCCGTCCGGACGTCGACCCGCGGTGCCGAGGCGTCCGAGTGCTTGA
Proteins encoded in this window:
- a CDS encoding chorismate synthase; the protein is MNGNEFGRLFRMTTYGESHGDAMGCTVSGIPAGVELSEEEIQKDLDRRKPGQSMITTSRGEPDKVSIQSGIQDGYTTGTPIGMVIQNKDARSGKYEPFITAPRPSHGDYTYSAKFGTRNWGGGGRSSARETVNWVAAGGVAKQVLEQSDYDVTIKAHVCQIGDVEADDVTFEEMLEHSEENEVRCGDPEAAEEMRELADKYQKEGDSIGGAIYFECRGVPRGLGAPRFDSIPSRLGQAMYSIPAVTDFELGIGREARTATGSEYTEDWEFSADGDPVPVGNDHGGLQGGITTGDPIYGEVTWHAPVSFPKTQKTVDWETGEEKEITVTGRHDPVLPPRAVPVVEAMLACTILDFMLLGGRINPDRLDDRPGEYDTDYHPSSPQNDPEDADTHAKTIDDD
- a CDS encoding ZIP family metal transporter, encoding MSINSNPIFNNTGSVSATGLASVAGLLILSAVAVTGGASKVLVISWVAFVAMALGAWLGARADETNPYRLVWGYGLASGAMVTSAAMFLVPQAMGLGGQAGAARIGGVGIAAGLVVGYGTHTIGHRLTHVETSFDMTTLAIAAHALSAGLVIGLVYASMPELGILLGLAIVSHKGPAGYAAARRLGRSDKSATALLLPAAGVGLTAIPSALLPVPESALLNAVIFGFAAGIFLHVAMDFLPNCEAGSEIDEVCELHDHSHDLLDELRTHAVGSTAVGAAIIVLAWVAI
- a CDS encoding uracil-DNA glycosylase; the encoded protein is MDAHQESKSNPFGMDEECQNCPALCETRENVVHGYGDVGAEFIVLGDSPSVGTDESGIPFTDERERELLDILAAVDMCSDPDADRPQLENTFLTYVTRCRHPDRAATDEEVVNCEPYLNSEIRMINPEILLPVGQRPLEELAFEYTTMSEDELDIEDRHATTIRGRGFEILPMLPPAEQTDAERTAFLDHFSETLGQDYRQTKGRRGR
- a CDS encoding 3-phosphoshikimate 1-carboxyvinyltransferase; the encoded protein is MDITIAESTVEGTAQAPPSKSYTHRAVLAAGYAGGAVVRDPLVSADTKATMRAVEAYGGSVSLAEDESSVEVTGFDGRPETPDDVIDCANSGTTMRLVTATAALQDDLTVLTGDESLRSRPQGPLLDAIEQLGGDAESTRRNGQAPLVVGGGVDGGAVEIPGDVSSQYITALLMAGAVSPEGIDVDLTTELKSSPYVDITLEVLADFGVDAAKTDAGFTVEGGQSYAPTGGEYSVPGDFSSMSYLLAAGALAAEDSLRVTSAYPSAQGDSAIIGVLDRMGADLDWDEDDGEIAVSQSELTGIEVGVEDTPDLLPTIATLGAAADGVTRITDAEHVRYKETDRVSAMAEELTKMGAEVEEKQDELFVYGGDSDLVGTTVEGRADHRIIMSLAVAGLVADGETTVTGAEHVDVSFPDFFDVLESLGAAVGR
- a CDS encoding short-chain dehydrogenase, whose translation is MDSATAVVTGASRGIGEQIAHAVADAGAQTVICARDAEALDAVATDIRDAGGSVTAIRTDVRDEYDVERLFETATRAGNGAIQYVVANAGVYHGTAGETPLTEESYAAFDDHLRTNARGVFSTIREAVPHLGPDARIVVPTGVVAREGMPGYGSYAVSKAAAEAVARGFAADLDTPVGAVDPGQVATDLSGDGGRDPESVAEMVLWALREADPTALDSSVLDWGDYRSATR